In Dunckerocampus dactyliophorus isolate RoL2022-P2 chromosome 14, RoL_Ddac_1.1, whole genome shotgun sequence, one DNA window encodes the following:
- the si:dkey-228d14.5 gene encoding transmembrane protein 150A: MFLWMLLPISLSLVSFIGTWAIYGLAYSNQHVCSLSDWTGENVCTGNLTPGCCKVPTLSTSGAYAPENSLFTATINAGSFLFLLFVIFHHAHILEKHACDSALSKLAGVFGVVASLGAFTAGNCNPGYLAVLHYVGAAISFLCICFYTLLLTALTSRCHLSGYEKVLYPARIVSTVLQTIATVCYTFFFAQHEYHYLHLSAVFEWILSVNLELFELSYAVEFGFFSSYMLSNLYSKPEEEVPFILTLS, from the exons ATACGGCTTGGCCTACTCCAACCAGCATGTGTGTTCGCTCAGTGACTG GACGGGTGAGAACGTCTGCACAGGCAACCTTACCCCTGGATGCTGCAAGGTTCCCACCCTAAG CACAAGCGGCGCATACGCCCCAGAGAATTCACTTTTTACAGCGACCATCAACGCCGGATCCTTTCTGT TTCTGCTCTTCGTCATATTCCACCATGCGCATATCCTGGAGAAGCACGCCTGTGACTCCGCGCTGAGCAAGCTGGCAGGGGTCTTCGGCGTGGTGGCCTCCTTGGGGGCGTTCACCGCTGGGAACTGTAAC cctgGTTACCTGGCGGTGTTGCACTACGTGGGAGCTGCCATCAGTTTCTTGTGCATCTGCTTCTACACGCTTCTGCTGACAGCCCTGACCAGCAGGTGTCATCTAAGTGGATATGAGAAGGTTCTGTACCCGGCACGCATCGTCTCCACCGTGCTGCAGACCATCGCCACCGTCTGCT ATACTTTCTTCTTCGCCCAGCACGAGTACCACTACCTTCATTTGTCCGCAGTATTCGAGTGGATCCTCAGCGTCAACCTGGAGCTGTTTGAGCTCAGCTACGCCGTGGAGTTTGGCTTCTTCTCTTCTTACATGCTCTCAAATCTCTACAGCAAGCCAGAGGAGGAAGTGCCCTTCATACTGACCTTGTCCTGA